The Borreliella andersonii genome has a segment encoding these proteins:
- the flgC gene encoding flagellar basal body rod protein FlgC, which produces MGLFSSINIASTGLTAQRLRIDVVSNNIANVSTSRTPDGGPYRRQRIIFAPRVNNLYWKGPFIPDYLDNGIGQGVRVASIEKDKSPLKLKYDPTHPDSISYGDKKGYVELPNVNLVEEMVDMISASRAYEANSTVINSSKSMFRSALAILQG; this is translated from the coding sequence ATGGGATTGTTTTCGAGCATTAATATAGCTTCAACAGGATTAACAGCACAAAGGTTGAGGATTGATGTTGTTTCTAATAACATTGCAAATGTTTCTACTTCTAGAACTCCTGATGGTGGGCCTTATAGAAGGCAAAGGATTATTTTTGCACCAAGGGTTAATAATCTTTATTGGAAAGGGCCTTTTATTCCAGATTATCTTGATAATGGCATTGGTCAAGGAGTTAGGGTTGCTAGTATTGAAAAAGATAAATCTCCGTTAAAGTTAAAATATGATCCAACTCATCCTGATTCAATAAGCTATGGAGATAAAAAAGGTTATGTGGAGCTTCCCAATGTTAATTTAGTTGAAGAAATGGTAGATATGATTTCGGCTTCTCGTGCTTATGAGGCAAATTCTACTGTCATCAATAGTAGTAAGTCTATGTTTAGAAGTGCGTTAGCTATACTTCAAGGCTAA